Proteins found in one Nilaparvata lugens isolate BPH unplaced genomic scaffold, ASM1435652v1 scaffold5634, whole genome shotgun sequence genomic segment:
- the LOC120356050 gene encoding uncharacterized protein LOC120356050, producing MNCSKEASTSRPIPGFLVDAARLFSLEHNQTSNGGSSSAYHFNTHMFPMIDLCTVELPETEIAEAVLYHNAKFALERQLLTVVRNNSITSADVMDDNRHRIRHQNHH from the coding sequence CGACCTCCCGACCAATCCCCGGCTTCCTGGTGGACGCGGCACGCCTCTTCTCGCTGGAGCACAACCAAACGAGCAATGGCGGCAGTAGCTCCGCCTACCACTTCAACACGCACATGTTCCCCATGATAGACTTGTGCACAGTCGAATTGCCCGAGACGGAAATCGCCGAGGCTGTGCTCTATCATAATGCCAAGTTCGCGCTGGAAAGGCAGCTGTTGACTGTCGTGAGGAATAACAGCATTACGTCAGCTGACGTCATGGACGACAACAGGCATAGGATCAGGCATCAGAATCATCATAG